DNA from Rosa rugosa chromosome 6, drRosRugo1.1, whole genome shotgun sequence:
TACATTACCACTAGATAATGTAACATATTAAACAAAGTCCAATAAATAAAACCACTAGATAATGTAACATATTAAATAAATTAGCAGGTGGTTAGTTAAAATTTACATTTTCAATTCACAAGTGATGCAAGGCCTATGGTTAAGGCGTCCTTAATCGTAAAAGTTCAACTCCTAACCAAACCATCTAGTTAATTAAACCCAACTTGGCCATGCTTATCCTCAATTATGCACACACTTGCACAGTAGAGGACGACCAAAGAACCAAGCCCATGGCCCTCATTGGCTAGGTTGCCACCTAACTTCAACAACTCGCAGCTGTGATACTGCTTTGCACATGATGAGATATTGGAAAATGGTGGGTGTTAATTATTTCTGAATTGACATTACACAAATTCACAGCCAATACATACAATGATCACTCGCATAAAGCCAGGCCCCTTCGCCtaaaaaagaaagtgaaaaagaggGCCTTGATCTTGAAGAAGAACCAAATATTACAATTCTTGCTGAATAaactttaaggaaaaaaaaaaatccatacaGATAGAAAAACAAACAAGCACGATCGGCCTGAGCTTCATTTGAGCTTGACATGTTCAAAGGCCACAGGTACAAAGCTGTTGATTGTTGAAACCCTCATTCACTACTTTCGCATTTACTTGGATTTGAAAGGAATGGCTCTGATCACAACCACATGGTATAAAGCTGCAAGTGCTGCCCCAATGAATGGTCCAACCCAGAAAATCCACTGTAACAATAACAAAAAGTCGGTTCACATCAATATCAAATTATCCTCAAAAttaattgatgagagaattggaCCAATTAGTCATAAATTGAAGGCTTACTTGGTCATCCCAGGCTCTGTCCTTGTTGAAGATGATGGCTGCACCAAGACTCCTAGCTGGGTTAATACCGGTTCCGGTAATGGGGATGGTAGCCAAGTGCACCAAGAACACGGCGAACCCAATTGGCAACGGGGCCAAAATCTGTTGATCACCGAAAAATTAGTGTCAAATTAAAAATCTCAAAACTAGTAGATTTGACCAAAGACATGAACAACTTATATAAAGTGGTAACATACCGGAACATGAGAGTCTCTGGCGCTACGCTTGGCGTCAGTGGCAGAGAAGACGGTGTAGACAAGGACAAAGGTGCCAATAATTTCAGCACCAAGACCACTGCCCTTGGTGTAGCCATGGGCTACAAAGTTGGCGCCACCGTTGTTGATCTCGAAGAAATGACCCTTGTTCGTAAAAGCTTTCACCACAGCGGCTCCGGCTATAGCCCCAAGGCACTGCATGATGATGTAGAACACCGCCCTTGTCAAGGACAGCTTCCGGGCCAAGAAAAGCCCAAAAGTCACAGCCGGGTTTATGTGACCCCCTGCATACCATAATACCAAACTAATTTAGAAACCTGAATATTAGCATAACTGAAAAAATGATGATGTAGTTAGGGCAAATGTTACCTGAGATTCCGGCGGTGCAGTAAACCAAGGCGAAGATCATACCACCAAAAGCCCAAGCGATGCCTTGAATACCTACGGTTTTGCACTTGGTTTCACCTTTCAAGACGCCCATCACCGTCAAGATGGTGATGTAGAGAAACAGAAACGTGGCGACGAACTCGGCGATCCCGGCCCTGTAAAACGACCATGACGTCAGCTCGCCGGGCTCGAAGAGCGGCGCAGGCGGTGGCTCCTTGTAGTCCTTGCCCTCGTCATGGGTTTGAGCGGCGATACCGATCGGCTGCCTCTCCGGGAACTTGTTGGCTCCCACACTCACATCTTCCTCCTTGGCCTGCATGATTGTAGTAGAAGATAAAAGCTCTAAAACGACTGCGTTTGATGTGATTTGAGGACTGTGAGAGCAGTGGGTTTGAGTGGGGAGTGGTGGCTCTGGTGTTGGGTTATATATAGCAGGTGTGGGTTTGGAAAGGGAAGGGAGGAAAGTGGCGGGGCCCACCGGGGTAAATTGGGTAGTTTggttttatttatctattttattttttttcttattattatcATGTGGCCGACCAATCGTTTTCCGGGTTTTTCATCAAGTGTTTTTGGAAAGGGACGTAAATGTCTTTTTAAcgggaagaaaatgaagaatggTGGACACGTGGCGGAATTGTATCCACGACTGGGTTTTACCGCAGGAGGAGATGAATAGTGCACCGGCCAATCCATGTTCAGCAGTTCGAGGACGATGAGGATGAGACACTTGAGAGTTGAGACAGAAGGATACTACAGTATTGGTTCCAGTGAGCTACGATCGTGTAAGGACCGTGATCGGTCACGATCTCTCCTGCATGCAATTATATTTAGCTCGTGCATGCTGTTCAATAATCAAAGTTTATGCTAATTAATAGGTGGCAACGGAAACTCTGTGCCTTTTCTTCCTTTAATTCTGTATTAGAAGGAATATACAAGGGAAAActagtttttaatttatttttttatgccACGCCTTTGATTCTTAATCGAGCATTACCAATTGAAACATTGCCGTTCCATGATAGTCAgtttctcactctctctcctctcttttcCCCCTTTATTCTCATGCAGCTCTCAAGTCTCTATGGCCTTCATTTTTAGAGGAGTCGAAATTGCACGAACATTTTTGAGATTACGGTGCAATGTCCGCAATGTCACTGATACACTAGGTACATGGGATAATGCATGAAAGAGAGCATTATATTTAAATTTGTTGGCGCTTGTCGCATAAGGTTTATATCAGACAAAAACGAGCAAATGCATTTGAAATTGCTAGATCTCTTTTGTTGAAGTTTTTAGCAAAAACTTTCATATCACTTGAGCAATATATAAgtagatatttacccaaaaaaaaaacacatgttAGATGGAAACTTTTCCGATTTTAGCGAAAGTTCACCAAAGTAAAAAGTGATTTCAACAGAAATCAATCATTTCAAATAGACCTAAAAAGATTATCTTTGCTGAGCTGCTTTGCTTAGACAACAATTAACAATTGAGCGAACTAAAAACAATTAACAAGGTTGGGAATCATCATGGAATTATGTTTAATCTATTAATCAAactttataatataaatcataCAGACTAGCTAGCTAAGTAGCCTGTATAGTTTAATTCATGCAGTGACATTTGCAGATAAGGAAAAATAATGGTACCCGTCGTTGTTGCATTTGCAATCATCTCCCAATACTCTATGACTTCTTTGTGCGATTTAATATAGTTCACAATTTTGTTGTGGCGCAGAATTATAAGCCAATATTTTTAAGAAATTTGAAACATCACATGGGTGGAATTTGAATGTCCTATCTGTCCCCTGGTATATGTTATACGTTTCAAACTTAAACACTGCTGGATTTGAAGTGAGCCAGATATCATGGAATTTCATCATCGACCTACTATGGGGTCGGGCGGGGGTCTCATCCATCTGGACCACATGTGCACCATAGTGACAACCTTTTTCAAAGCTTTACTTTGCCCTAGCTTAGCTAGTGTTTCACTAGTTTGATGCTACAATTAGCTAAAATGATTCATGAATTTCTTTGGATATAAAGGATGAATAGTTTATGCAGGAAGATAGATCGAATTAGGGTTGGTCTTGAGGCATAGGGTTCAGTGTTTTGGTCAGAATAAACTATCAAATGAGTCTTGATTTTAACATTTCTTGGATACTAATGATTTCGATTTAGTGTCCAAGAAATGTTAAAATCAATACTCGTTTGATAGTTAGTTAATACTGAGGCACAAGTAGACTGAAATGGCACATTTCAAACATAATTGAGGTAGGATCCATCCACATTGGAACAACATTTGGCCTAAATCCAACCAAATTTAGCTAAACTTATCCATGTTTGATTGAATTCAGCGTTATTTAGCATACttgaatgttttattttttcattagtATTTTACGAAACTTAAACTCCAACTAATTCAAACATATACTAACAGTAAGATTTGAGTCGTTTTCAGTTTTTAATGTCACAACATTCGGTTATCATGCTGCAATGCTTAACCCTAAATCTAATGCCTTATCATAACCTATTTTTGCGCCCTCTCGTTTTTATTCACGATCTGGCCATGTATGTTTATATGATTAATGACACCGTGGATATTCACTCGCGGAATGGACAACTATTCCAAGCCAAAACCATAATGTTGTACTTTTTTTAATTGATCATTAAATGGTGACAAAAATCTCCTAGAAATATTTGATTCTAATAATTTGGTAGCTACCCGCCGCCCATTTGATTAGGGCCATTGCTTCTTTGCTGATTTGGCAGCACATGCAACGTTTCTGGAGGAGGCCTTGACCGGCTAGGGTTACCGTTTCACTGCTTAGAATTAAGTTAAATATGGAATATAAGAATAATCTAGATGGATTAAACCATGGAGACAAAGATAATTATAGAATTGCAACCAAAAAGTGAGATGTTCTGTCATATTCACAAAAAATTAAGACG
Protein-coding regions in this window:
- the LOC133714425 gene encoding probable aquaporin PIP-type 7a yields the protein MQAKEEDVSVGANKFPERQPIGIAAQTHDEGKDYKEPPPAPLFEPGELTSWSFYRAGIAEFVATFLFLYITILTVMGVLKGETKCKTVGIQGIAWAFGGMIFALVYCTAGISGGHINPAVTFGLFLARKLSLTRAVFYIIMQCLGAIAGAAVVKAFTNKGHFFEINNGGANFVAHGYTKGSGLGAEIIGTFVLVYTVFSATDAKRSARDSHVPILAPLPIGFAVFLVHLATIPITGTGINPARSLGAAIIFNKDRAWDDQWIFWVGPFIGAALAALYHVVVIRAIPFKSK